The Deinococcus sp. KNUC1210 nucleotide sequence TCCTCGACACCGCTCGCGAGATCGGAGCCGACGTGATCGGGTTGAGCGGCCTGATCACGCCGAGCCTGGATGAGATGGTGAACGTGGCCCGCGAGATGACCCGGCGCGGCCTGAGCACGCCGCTGCTGATCGGCGGAGCCACCACCAGCCGCGCCCATACCGCTGTCAAGATCGACCCGGCCTACACGGGCGCGGTGATCCATGTGATCGACGCCAGCCGCGCGGTGGGCGTGGTCAACGAGCTGCTGTCGCACCCCGAAGAGCTGGCAGAGCGCACCCGGCTCGACTACGACGCCCTGAGAGAGCGGCACGGCGAACGCGCCATCCGGCTGATTGCGCTGGAACAGGCCCGCGCCCGTGCACCGAAGCTCAGCGATTCGCCCGCGCCAGCGCCCCTGGTGCCGGGCCGCACAGTGATCGAGCAGGGCCTTTCAGAGTTGCTGCCGTATATCGACTGGACGCCGTTTTTTATTGCCTGGGAGCTGCCCGGCATCTATCCGCGCATATTGAGCGACCCGCAGAAGGGCAGCGAAGCCCGCAAACTCTTCGACGACGCGGCGGCCCTGCTGAAGCGCATCATCGAAGAGCAGCTGTTTACGGCACGCGGCGTGATCGGGCTGTATCCGGCGCACCGGCTGGGCGACGAACATCGTGCTGGACGCCCACGAGCCGCGCCCCCAGACCCGCGAGGAACTGTCGCTGGAACTTCAGGCCACGCGCACCGCAGCAGAGGCGACCCTGCACACCCTGCGTCAGCAGCGCGAGCAGTCCACTCCAAACGCGGCCCTGGCCGATTTCGTCAGTGAGCACGGCGACCACGCGGGCCTGTTTGCCGTCAGCATTCACGGCGCAGAGGAACTGAGCAGGCAGTTCGAGGCGCAGCACGACGACTATTCCTCCATCATGGTCAAGGCGCTGGCAGACCGACTGGCCGAAGCGTTTGCCGAAAAGCTGCATCAGGATGTCCGCAAGACCTACTGGGGCTACGCGCCGGATGAACAGCTGGAAAACCGCGACCTGATCCGGGAACAGTACCGGGGCATCCGGCCTGCTCCCGGCTATCCGGCGCAGCCCGACCACACCGAGAAGGGCACGCTCTTTGCCCTATTGCGGGCCGAGGAAATCGGCATGCAGCTGACCGAGAGCTATGCCATGACGCCCGCGAGCAGCGTCTCGGGGCTGTATCTGGCCCATCCGGAAGCGCGGTATATGGCGCTGGGACGCATTGGACGCGATCAGGTCGAGGACTATGCACGGCGCAAGGGCTGGAGCGTACAGGAAGCCGAGCGCTGGCTGTCGCCCAATCTGGCCTACGATCCGGCCAAGGCCGAAGTGGCGCTGAGCGCAGACTGAGCAGGCAGGAACACTCGGTGACAGGTGCTGCCTCCACCAGCATCCACGCTCCTGCCCGGCTCTGACAGCCTGCTTGTCTGTCGCTGCTTTCCTGCGCCTGTGCCCCATTTTCCCAAGGACATCCAAACACACATGACTGACACCGCTTCCTTCATCCCGCAGCCCGGCGCTTCCACCTCCCCCACCCGTATTTCCATCGAACTCGTCCCGCGCAGCCGCAGTGGGCTGAGCGCCGAACTCAGCGACCTGTGTTCACAGATCAGCGCTGTCCAGACCGTCAACATTCCCGATCTGCTGCGCTATAAAACCCGCAGCTGGGAAGGCTGTTCACTGGCGATGGAACATGTGCCACATGCGATTCCGCATATCCGGGCCATCGACATCGATCCGCGCTCTCCCCTGCCGATGGCCGCGTTTCTGTCGCAGCACGGCATCCGTGAAGTCCTGGTGATCGAGGGCGACCCACCCGCCGACATGAACCACCGCACCTACGCTGTGACCAGCCTGGAAATCATTCGAAAGTTTCAGCGCGAGTTGCCGCATATCCGGGTGTGGGCGGGCCTCGATCCGTATCGCCAGTCGTTTGCCCGCGAGCGCGACTATGCCGAGGCCAAGCTGGAGGCGGG carries:
- a CDS encoding methylenetetrahydrofolate reductase encodes the protein MTDTASFIPQPGASTSPTRISIELVPRSRSGLSAELSDLCSQISAVQTVNIPDLLRYKTRSWEGCSLAMEHVPHAIPHIRAIDIDPRSPLPMAAFLSQHGIREVLVIEGDPPADMNHRTYAVTSLEIIRKFQRELPHIRVWAGLDPYRQSFARERDYAEAKLEAGAVGFFTQPFFDLRMLEIWAELLPDCEVFWGATSVTTERSLSYWQNRNKAVLPKNFDLSLEANRAFARELLAFARHSGGHAYFMPIRESAAEYLSGVL